The DNA region aaattgaattgaatggttaaaaaaattgaaaaaaaatgaaaaaggaaaaagtaataattatgttgataagtaaagttaaaagtaataataattttggtttaaaatttttagttatTCTTTGTTCGTCACTAAGGTTCGGGCCACCACGGGATCACGGGGCTAGGAGACCATGATGTTCTGTCGAACAGGAGAGAAAGTGTTTGTCCATGAGCTCAGTCGATATCGAGTTTGTCCTCAGTAACGATTGATGAAGGCCGAATTTCGAACCATTTTTGCCCATTTATATCAGTAATGAATCAATAGATGGTGAGTTTCTTATTACCATGAGCAGGCTCATTACGGGTTCTTAAACCACGAGAATCAACAACAGATCCCCCGCCTTGGGAAGAAATTTTCTTCAATTGGTTGCTAATCTTCTATATTTTGCATTGGATTGTGTATAAGCAGCGTCCAATACAATAAATGAGGAGGCAATTAGTACCACAAGTAACAATCGTTGTCCGCAACATAATCATCATTTCCCGACGTTAAGTAGAAAGTCCTAAGGTTTAATATACTCATTCATGTAAACAGCATATAGTTAGTAAATTATGTGCAGAAGCAAAGAACATTTTTTGCAGATAATATACTCATTCATGTAAACAGCATATAGTTAGTAAATTATTCATGACCAAAAcatttctgatctttctccttTTCGATGAGCAGAAATTGACTCCTACATTAAGCAATCGTCGTCCCGCATCGAAAATTTCCAGTCTTATTTTCATCGGACCTTCTTCTTCAAAGACAACTTTTTCCTCCTGGTATGAACATATTACGGTACAGCTAATCTGGAAAATGAAATTGTTGATCTATCTTCTTCAGAAGTTGCATGTTCTCTGTCTCCTCAGTTTGCCCTTCATCATTTCAAAAGGCCAGCAGCTGGGGAGTGACTCCCTGCATGAACTGGGGAAACAAACACGCACCTTCAGCTCATTATCATCATAATCAGTATGACCACAATTAACCTAGTAGGCGGATGCCAGCACGTTTTAAAATCGGGAAAAACTTCAAACGTCTTATACTTTCCCCAGTTTTCTACACAGATTGCATTTAACTATTTGTTCATGGCACGAATGACGTGATGTTTAACTACAACGTATGATACCATGCATGTTCCTACTGATTCCGGACCTTTGGATCAGTTGTCATTGTTATTTTGAAAGCATTAAGCATTCAGATTGAAATTTTACCTGCTtctgttgctgctgctgctactCTTGCTGCCATTCGGGTTCTTGTGATTCCTCTGCTCAGCCGCAGCAGAAGACTTTTTCCCCCATGATTCCTGGTCCCCACGATTCTCGGGCCCCTCAGTCGACGTCTTTGGGGAAATCTTTGATTTCGATGGGTTCCTTCCCTTTGATGGTGCCTTCTTCGATGTGAGAAAAGCAGGGAAGAAGATCTTGATCATGAAAGTCCCACTTTCCATGCTGCTGGTTCTCGACACCTGACGGCGATCCGTTCTGCGCCCAGCGGCactcgtcttcttcctcttcttacTGCTCTTCTCCTTCTGCTTCTCCTTACCCACCTCCCCGCTGACCGAATCATCCTCTTTCTGGGATTCTTTCCAACTCTGCTGCTCATCGACTATATCTTTCAGAGAGAGCTCGAAGCTCGACTCGGGCATGGCCCGGACCATCTCCATGAGCTCCCTCCTGCCCTGCTCGATAGCCTGCGATCTCGAGGAAGGCGAGGGGCTGCTGTAGTGATGATCACGGGGGAGCAGCGGAGAAGACGAGCAGTCATCATCCACTGCTTTGCACGGATCGATCGATCCATGTAATCCTAAGTTCAAGTTCCTCACATGGCGTCGGAGCCCAGGTTCGGTCCAGAAACAGAACTCTCCGTCCCCGAGGCTCATGGCTGAGGACTTGTGGGAGGTGAAGTGAAGTGACTGAATTAATGGAGGGAGTTGTTGAGAGGAGAATTTATAACACGAATGATCTCAAACATTGGAAATTTTGTCTCCTTTGGAAACTGGAAAGTCGTTGCCGTCTTTGATGGGAAGGTCTCCGTTGAAAACGATCCCATCTTCCTCCCTCATTTTTTCTACGCTTGTCCCATTCACAACTTCCTCATTGGAAAACGACCACGATTGACGTATCGATCCAAAATCAAATCATCCCCTTCGCTTCAACTCGTACCGGATTGCAGAAATCTCGCACTTGTCGGGATTCAAGAACAATTCATATCGACTAAGACTACACGTTTTATTTCGACAGCAGACATCAGGCCGAGGTACATACATACTTCCAGATTAACAAGGTCACTCTCCGATCAAGACCGCGCCGAACTAGTGCAAATTTTTGGGGGACCAGTAAATAGATTACAATTCTAGAAATTATATTCCTCGTCCttctagaaatcgtgatcaaCCCTTTTTATGGGGCATTAAGATACCATATGATTTCCAATCGAGTGAACCATGATTGAGCATTGGAGCAAATAGAGTTATTGAATTGGACAATCTTTTGTCCCCACCACTTGTCTTTGATCTCCCTGTTGTCGCTTTAATATATTATGGAAAAGGAATATACAGGCAGTTCACGATGTGTACCAATTATAGCACAGAAATTATGTAAATTATCGGCAACTCCAAACGATCTTAACCATAGCTAAATAGCATATGACCTTACGACGTACGATGGTAGACTAGATTGAGTTATGTGCTGTTGCTGTATGACATTTACGGTATGGTCAATATACTCTCCGTGTGGAAAGCTTTGGAAAGTTTAAGGTTTCAAAGCAATGGTAGCTAGGAGTCAGAGAGCATCTTGAATTTCAACTTAACGTTAAATTGAATAGAACTTATTAGCTTTTCTCATAAAACACTAGCTGGCTTCTAGAGAACTGGAAAAAAAGAGGATTCTGACCCCGTCAATTGAATCATGCAGGTGTGGAGTTTAACTTGCGTGCACTTAAGTTCAAGGAAATGAGAACTGGTGGAAATGCAATATAGCGATTGTAATCTTTCTTACAGCACGATTCTTCTTGTCTACTTAAAAAATCATTTAGATCAATGAGATAATAATTTTGGAAGTCACCCTGTACAGTCTTATCTTTCTAAGACATGCTTTTTCTATACatgaaattgaataaattgGCGACTTCACTGACCTGAGATCTCCGATGATTTTGGGGATGGAAGCTGTATATGTTAATGCACAATTAGGCCAGACTGAAGAAGAGAGCTAGACAGGCAGAAGTAGAAGTTTCTGAGCCACCGTTTGGTCTTTTACTCCACAGTTGGCCTGGAGAATGGACTAGATGTGGCCCGAAATTATAGTTCCACGATCTAAGATAATTAGATGCCTTTAGGTCCTTCAGTGCATATACGACCATCTTGCAAGGAATAGGAGCATCTGGGAAAGAATTTAGTGTAAGTTCACAGTTAAATCATGCCAAAGGTGATCCAGGAAGGAACCGATTTGGTTCTTTTGTATTCATGAACCATCATCATCCAACGAAATGTATGTGCTGTTGGTTTTGGGCACATAACCGGATTCCTTAATATGATCAGTTAGCCTGCTGAGTACATCATAAACACAGTCTATCTGACCATGATATCTCTCCTTAGCTGCAAACTCATGCCTAACATCCTTCACCTCAATCCAACTGTTTGCCAAATCTTTCCTCAAGCCTCTCTCTTCCATGAGTTTCCTAACTCTCCGCGCATCATCCCATCTATTATCTGCAGCGTAAATGTTTGACAACATCACATATCTCCCAGCATTTCGTGGTTCCAATTCAAACAATGCTTCTGCAGCTCTTCTAGCAACATCCAAATTTCCGTGCACCCTACAAGCACCTAAAAAAGAACCCCACAGCCCGACATGATTTGATTTATCCGGTACCCTCTCAATAATCTCCATAGCTTCCTCGAGTCTATTTTTCCTCCCAAACAAATCAACCATGATTGCAAGATGATCTGATCTCGGGGAAACACCGTAATCCTTCTCCATTGAGTCCAGAATTTTAAGTGCTTCGAAATCTAAACCGGCATGACTGCAAGCTGAGAGTACAGCCAGAAACGTGACATTGTTAGGCTTCACATTTTCTTCCACCATCTTCTTGAAAATAGCAACAGATTTATGCCCAAGGCCGTTCCGTGAGAACCCAGTAATCATAGAATTCCAGGACACGATATCCTTCTCCAGCATCCTCTCGAACAATATTTCAGCTGCTCTCATGCTTCCACACTTGCAATACATATCTATTAATGCATTGTTCACAAATATATTACGAAAATCGTTGATGGTGCTGCACCTGATTAGTTGGGCATGAATGTGTCTACCCCTTTCAATAAGTGCCAGGTCAGCACAAGCGCTCAGGACACCAACAAATGTGAAGGGGCCAGGCCGAACACCCTCTTCCTGCATTCTGGAGAAAAGATTCAATGCTTCGAGACCACGCCCATTCCGAACAAAGCCCATGATCAATGCAGTCCAAGAAACTGCATTCTTACTTGGCATTTCACCGAATAATCTGAGAGCATCATCTAAGCTATCAGCCTGGGCATAGGCAGCAACCATGGAAGTCCACGTCACCATGTCTCTATCTGCCATCAGATCAAACAACTTATGGGACACATCCAGTTCACCGCATTTTCCGTAAGCATTGATCAAGGCATTGTAAACGATCCTATTAAATTCCAGCCCGATAACAACAGCCACTGCATGAACCTGGCGCAGGAGCATCAATGCACCCAAGCAAGCGAAATTCCCAACTATACCCACCATTGTGTACTCATCCATACAGACATAGCGATACTCTTTCTGCAGAATTCTGAACATGGAAACAGAATCTTTGTGAAGCCCGTGACGGGAGAATCCCGACATCAGGGCGTTGAAGCAAGAAATATCCCGTTGCGGCATTCTGTCGAACAGGTTCAGCGCTTCCTCGAAATGGCCAGCCCAGCTGTACCCGGAGATGATAACTTTCCAGCAATGAGTTTCTTTGACGGGGAGATCATCGAAGGCCTTCCGGGCGCTGCCAATGGAGCCGCATTTGGAGTACATGTTGATGAGGTGGTTGGCGAAGAAAAGGTCTGAGCAGAGGGAGGTCTTGATGAGACGAGAGTGAAGCGACATGCCCAGCTTCAAGTTCTTGCTTGAGATGCATTTTTGAATCAGAGAAACGTAATGTTCGATGGGTGGGATGAGATGATCGGTGAGGAACATCAAATCAAAGTTGGTGTCTCCGATAGATTTCAgtgatagtttttttttttttttttcggtagaaagTTTTCAGTGACAGttattgtttgcttgtttCGTTCGTCGTTGTATAGCGAGGAAGTATTTGACCACATGCTACATGCGGATCGAAATGGACCCTTCACTGTTTTCTTAAGCAATAGAGTGCTCAAACTCTAGAGACTTTCCCAAGTAAGTCCCTGGCTAGATTTGCGCCGTTTGCTGAATTGCCGTGGCCTGGCATCCTGATGGTTAAGACTTAGGAGAGATGTCTCGAGTTTGAGTTTCCTATCGTACAACTGCAATTCTTCTAAGGCAAGAGTTTTATATGTAGTGGGGCTGACTGGGCCCAGTCCAATGATATGTAAGGCTACCTCAAATTAGAGAACCAACACACTTGATTCGGTACATCTAACCagattttaaaagaaaaaaaaccgaaaatgATGTGTCTAGGCTCTATTTGAATACAGGGAATTTGAACATAACTGGAGGGAGAAGGTTCAAGAATAGTCCCGAGTTTGGAATTCTTTTGCTTAGACGAGAAGAACGAGATGAGTCAATAGAGTAAAAAAGACTTACTTGTAtttgataataaaattaaattgtttGCTATtgaagttaaatttgatttagtttgatttgataagataaagacaaaagtaattggaaagaaagtaatgattgtattattgaattgaggaaaaaaatattaaatagttgagagaatttaatgattgtattgttgaactgagaaaaatgtattgaatagttgagataatttaatattaaaaaatttattataataatagatatgaaaaaatataagagagaatttgaagaaaagataaaaaaatagtaattctgttattaaattgagagaaaagtaaaattaagttaagttaagtttgatttgaTAAGTAAACAAAgcattaaaatttgaaaaaaccTCGAGAGATATGTcgtgaatttttaaaaataaaaaataaaaataatatttcccTTGACTCCTCTCCTCCAATTTCCTCCAATTCTCTCATCAGACTATCggtactattttttttttgggtgaatatttATACcattattatattgttataAAAGGAGAATGAATTTCTTTGTCcaactttctttttcatttttacccatataatttatattatgttgtttaataattcattaaattaaagacATAATTATAAACTTACAAACTCATCAAAGAAAAAtagtcataaaaaaataaacttacaaaaaaaaatccacttttccatctttttctctcccttctcttctctcttcccACTAACTAAACCATTGCTCTgttctttctttaaaaaaaaattattatctattatcacttattgaaaaaatatttagtgGTGTAACTTTCATTTTCCATTTGCCCATCTTCCcacatatttaattaattgccATCCATTAAATTATGACTGTATTGGTAAATCTAATTTTGTAACCACCCAATTCCACTTTTCTCtccatctctttctctcttatCCTCTTCTCTCTTCCGATATTTGAAAACTGTCTCCTGTAATTAACTcacatttttttactttttatccTAAAATTGTAATAATGCCTCTACCCGAAAAAATAatggaaatttatttttcaattaaaatattcttaattaaAACAACTCACATTAAAGTACTACCTTCAACGAATTTTATCTTAATATAGTACGATTTTATATTTCACCGTGTGGTATTAATCCATACAATCCTATGCATAGCGCGTGCATGCGTGttgttattcttttattaaaagTCACACGAGATAATTGAgtttaataaaatagaaaactaAATAGGAGTTTAATAATGAATTAATGCCGAAAGCTAAGAATCAATggatttcatatatatatatatatatatattcatattaggGGGGCGTTAGGCGCGTCTCCGACTAGTATAACAATGATACCAATACTCCAAGCTAATATTGAACAACGATACCAGTAAAGTAAATCCCTTATTCCCACCTAAATATTGAAGAGCGTAATCAACTTTTCTCTTGGATTCAACATAACTGTGTTGGCTGCGGATCCACTTGCATATTCCTTTTCGAACACCGATTAACCGAGGGTAACTAATTCGATACCGTTTTAACTTTCTAAAAGTTAATGAAACGAAAATCCTTTTTGGGTCTAAGCATAGACATCTAGAAGGAACCATGGGTCCCTAACTGTCCTCGATTCCTCCCACATCCTTCCATAGCCACCTTTCCGGGTCAGTTTTCTCATGTCTATCATGTCAGCCAACTCCTCCTTCCAAACTTGCAGACGCAAAAAGACTACCTATTGCGCAATCTTTCCTACTTTGATTCATGGACAATGTCATATCTCCCTAAAGACTCAAACTTTTTGGCTCATAATATAGCTAAATGGGCAAGTCGATGTAACCATATTGGCCCAATCAACATCTCCGATCTCCCCTCTCGTCTTCTTTGGAGAGAGATGGGGATGTAGTTGGCCCATCACTCTTTTGTAGTCCTTTATTTCACGAATGAATTACctttcaagcaaaaaaaaaaaaatgaaaatccttTATGGATACGATTATTCTGCATTGCCTCGTTATATAATTGATcgaagagagaaaagaaaaaaataaaaataaccaaTATGGATTAATTCAAACGGTTCGGTGCTTGATCTCTTTAAACAAAATCTAAAATTCGAATCTTATGAAAGGAGAACATATTTGCCAGGATAGCTTTATCTCTTTATGGATAGACCCAGCTCGAATGGATTAGTCATGACCCAATTGGCTTCTGTATATTAAagttcacactgaaaaaataaaaataaaaataaataaagacaaTTGCTCAACTCACCTGGAACTGATTAAACTGTCAACATGACAAACAAGGGCGTGTTCAAAGCCTTGCTTCTCAAATAGCTGAGAATCCAATCCAAAGATCGTCCACTTCTTGGAAGTCATGTCGTATACCAATAATTCTTTTAGTTCCCAGTAACGCAGAATTAACCTCTGTCCATCTCGAGCAACCATCATTTCGAGTATGTCATCGTCGTTGTCCCACGTCACGTCTCTATAGCAACCTTCCATGGGGGGAGGCCTCTTTATGGTAGCGCATCGTTTCATACTCAAGTTTGCTTTGCTGAAATCTTCCAGGACCAAGAGCTCCAACTCATCATGACCAGGACGATGACGAAGGAAGTAGAAGAGCTCCGTCTGACTAAGTCACGGCATTGACGTCAATATCATTCAAGTGAGACGGGACAGTGAAATTAGAAGAAGAGACGGCCACGTCCTTCCTTTCTTGCCATAGGTCGATTGAAACGATGACCCCATCGATATCATCTTGGCCTGCACCCTTGATATCATTATTCAAGAAAACATAATGCAGTTTCCCAGCAGCAGAAGA from Punica granatum isolate Tunisia-2019 chromosome 3, ASM765513v2, whole genome shotgun sequence includes:
- the LOC116200276 gene encoding uncharacterized protein LOC116200276; this translates as MSLGDGEFCFWTEPGLRRHVRNLNLGLHGSIDPCKAVDDDCSSSPLLPRDHHYSSPSPSSRSQAIEQGRRELMEMVRAMPESSFELSLKDIVDEQQSWKESQKEDDSVSGEVGKEKQKEKSSKKRKKTSAAGRRTDRRQVSRTSSMESGTFMIKIFFPAFLTSKKAPSKGRNPSKSKISPKTSTEGPENRGDQESWGKKSSAAAEQRNHKNPNGSKSSSSSNRSSSCRESLPSCWPFEMMKGKLRRQRTCNF
- the LOC116200274 gene encoding pentatricopeptide repeat-containing protein At2g21090-like, with protein sequence MFLTDHLIPPIEHYVSLIQKCISSKNLKLGMSLHSRLIKTSLCSDLFFANHLINMYSKCGSIGSARKAFDDLPVKETHCWKVIISGYSWAGHFEEALNLFDRMPQRDISCFNALMSGFSRHGLHKDSVSMFRILQKEYRYVCMDEYTMVGIVGNFACLGALMLLRQVHAVAVVIGLEFNRIVYNALINAYGKCGELDVSHKLFDLMADRDMVTWTSMVAAYAQADSLDDALRLFGEMPSKNAVSWTALIMGFVRNGRGLEALNLFSRMQEEGVRPGPFTFVGVLSACADLALIERGRHIHAQLIRCSTINDFRNIFVNNALIDMYCKCGSMRAAEILFERMLEKDIVSWNSMITGFSRNGLGHKSVAIFKKMVEENVKPNNVTFLAVLSACSHAGLDFEALKILDSMEKDYGVSPRSDHLAIMVDLFGRKNRLEEAMEIIERVPDKSNHVGLWGSFLGACRVHGNLDVARRAAEALFELEPRNAGRYVMLSNIYAADNRWDDARRVRKLMEERGLRKDLANSWIEVKDVRHEFAAKERYHGQIDCVYDVLSRLTDHIKESGYVPKTNSTYISLDDDGS